AATGCTAGGAAAATTCATCTTAGGATTCATTTCTGTGGTTCTTTCTAACTGTCCTTTAAGCAATTCGAGGCTCCCTTAGAGATAGCTGggatttttcttgttcttttctaAAGTACTTAGTGCATGTTTCTCACACACCATTAAGTTTTTCTTCTCCATGTGTAAAACAAATTCAATGCACATATTCCCCATAAAGTTGTTATATTGTGCTTTTTAGATGCCTGTTAATCATTGTAGAACTTTGAGCATTTTTTACTCATGTAGTCTTATTTTTTCAACATGTATCCATAAATGagttaacaataaattaatttcatatggAAATTTTTAGCTACTCACATGACTTGTTTTGAGCTAAGGAAGGGaatttctttacttattttGGAGAGGTCTTAATTTTTTACTAGATTTTACTTGTCCAAACCATTTAATGCTTATGTAATGATTAAACTTTTACTTGTGTTAATACACTAAATAACCAAATGAGCCATTAATGTAATCAATTTTATGCCTCTTTTGCTTGTGCTGGGACCTTGAAACACATCCACTAGCAATGCTATGGAGGTTAACCATTTCCCAATAAGTTTTACCAAATCAACAATTTGGAACTTAACaacttttttgttgtttttgatcTAGAGTTGGGAGAAAactgtggactgctatagtccTGGACAGGGTTTGATGCCAGCTAGTTTTAAGGTCAGAACTGTACCTCTTGATGGTAATAAGTTTGAGGAAGTTCTGGATCCAGATTTTGGAGAATCAGCTATTGGTCGTGTTGCCCCAGTGGACTCTGGTTAGTATACTATATTGCAACTGTCAATACCATTTAGTACAAGAACTTGCTAGCTAGTCTAAAAATGAGGATGTTGAGCTGTTCATCTTCAACAATCATAGTTATTTTGCACTCGTAAActgatttcttcttttccaaGTTATTGCTCAGTAAGAAAGTGATTGAGCTTATTGAACTGACTTTGTTGATAGGATTGTGGTGGATTATATTGCTGAGGGCATATGGGAAGATCACTGGTGATTGTACGTTGCAAGAGAGAGTGGATGTTCAAACAGGAATAAAACTGATCCTCAACTTGTGTTTAGCTGATGGATTTGATATGTTTCCTTCTCTGTTAGTCACTGATGGATCCTGCATGATAGACAGAAGGATGGGCATCCATGGTCATCCCCTTGAGATCCAGGTGAGTTAATTTGTTTCaagtatttttaagttttctttccTCTGCTTATCTTCAGTTCTCCTAACTGTCATATGTTTGATCTAACAGGCTTTGTTTTATGCTGCTCTACGTTCTTCTCTTGAGATGCTCACTGCAAATGAAAGTTCCAAGAATTTGATAAGAGCTATCAATAATCGACTGAGTGCACTATCATTCCACATTAGAGAATACTACTGGGTTGACATGAAAAAGATTAATGAGATTTACCGATATAAGACAGAAGAGTATTCCATGGATGCTaccaacaaattcaatatttatccCGAGCAAATTCCTTCATGGCTTATGGATTGGATACCTGAAGAAGGTGGGTATCTAATTGGCAATCTACAGCCAGCTCACATGGATTTTAGGTTCTTCACACTTGGGAATCTCTGGTCCATTGTTTCATCACTGGGCACTCCAAAGCAGAATGAAGCTATTCTCAACTTAATTGAAGCCAAATGGGGTGATATTGTGGGACATATGCCTCTCAAGATATTATATCCTGCAGTGGAGAATGAAGAGTGGCGCATAATAACTGGCAGTGATCCAAAGAATACGTGAGTTCCTTGCCCTTTACATGaagtctctctctctctatatatatacacacacacatatgcatgcatgcatgcattatATACTGACACGAGTGTATTGTGCAGCCCTTGGTCCTACCATAATGGTGGATCTTGGCCAACACTTCTCTGGCAGGTAAAAGCTTGAATTTTCTTTGGACTTAATTGTTTATctggttttattttaatcatccaACCTCGTTCTATGATTCTTCTTTGAATAGTACCTTGAACCATTTCATGCAATGATACTCATTCAAATCTTACATCACTCTTTCAGTTCACTTTGGCTTGCATCAAGATGCGCAGATTAGAACTAGCTGAGAAGGCAGTTGCTTTGGCAGAGAAGAGGCTTTCAATTGATCATTGGCCTGAATATTATGACACTCGAAATGGAAAGTTTATTGGAAAGCAATCCCGACTTTACCAAACATGGAGTATTGCCGGTTTCCTGACCTCTAAAATGATGTTGGAGAATCCAGAGACGGCTTCTTTGTTATTCTGGGATGAGGACTACAATCTTCTAGAGATCTGTGTTTGTGGTCTTAGCAAAAGCGGCCGGAAGAAATGTTCTCGTGGTGCTGCCAGATCTCAGATACTCATATAAGTGAACTGCATTCTTTGCAAGGCAGAGAGCCTCTCTTTCCACTGTACAGCCACAAGTTTAAGGGGATCAAAGAGCAATTTTTTCAACCCTTAAAAGTTCTACATACAGGTTTGTATTACAAGATAGTGTAGTATAGCCACACACACATTGTTTTTCCAATCAATGATCCAAGTTATTTGCAATGGCATTGAATGTAAAAGTGAGTGGGATGAACAGACCCTCAAACTCACATTGTGACTCTTCCCAAGGCTCTTGAACTGTGTATATTGTTTAGCAAATTTCTTTATAAGAAAGCAGTAACTATCAGAATACCAGGATATTGGTTTTGATTCCCTATGTTGAAGCAATTTAAAGCATGTCTTGCTGTCTATATTGTTTGTGGTTGTGCGTTTTCATTGAGAGAATTCAAGAGTGGTGGTATTCCATAAATCCATATTCCAGCAATGGGGAGCTTTTGAAAGGAATGTAATTTCTTTGGGCGAGTATAAAGCATGAGCTAGTGTAGTGCATGCATGGCAATTGAATGGAGGAAGCGCATATATATCACATGCTCGgtttttgatgatatgaaagagaaaaatatgGTTATCACATGGAATGCTACGCTCAAGAGACGATGTCTATGCAATTGCTATGCTATGGTGGACTTCAAGATATGGTTTGtatctttatttaaaaattaaacaaatttttaaataacagGAATATTTTCacttgattatatataattcagaatttgtattattattaaaattattttatactaatatgTCATAtgctttataattaaatttacatatttttattaatttttttgtccaaatttaatttaatatggaGAGAACAAATAGCTCAATCTTTAGAGATATTTTATTACCATTCATGGAGTAAATAAcacatttttgaattttcatatctttcatatttttaaaattatttcaaatgaaattttggaaattatttttattttaaagaattattaaaattttacattttcttgaaaatccaaaaaaaatttagttttaaaacattttaatttgttcatgTACTTTTGAAGAGTAAcgaccaaattaacaaaaaaaacaatgaaTGTTGAGGGATAAAAGagttatttttatctttcttaTAAGTGTCACATTGCCAAATCTAACAAAGAAGACCGagatttttaaatagaaaaagtaTAAGGACGCTATGTCTCAAAAAaaagtatagaaattaaattctaaattttagaaGAGTAAAAGGATCTTTGACAAATTTAAACCaagattaaaattgtaattggTCCTATATTTAATATGGTAAATCGCACCATTAGTCAATAAACTATGAATAAGTTTTcgttttggtcatttaactagaaagttataatttgatcactaaatttttgaaattattttttggtcacTCGACTAATAAGTAACACTTTTTAGTtgttataataacaattttaatcttcaatttttatacattgtcaatttggaagaaaaagatacttttgtcaatttgacattgattatatataaaatgttaaaattttaaaattcttttaaaaatgtagaaaattctaaaaaataaattaaagtatataaaatttcaaaaataaataaaatgatcgAAAATTATCGTTAAACCCTCAAAATTCCTTTTTATATTATCTGTATAGAAATAACCAATActcattatttaaaaacatagaaaaaataaaattattaagcaaAAGTATTGGTCTTTTGTTTTCtacctttttgtttctttacaTAGCATTTTCGTTATAAGataagaaattcaattttttttttataattttggttttgaaaaataattcaaattaattgaaAGCAATAAAGTTGATTTCACAATCTTCTATAATACCAATTTTGGATGTTCTTCGGGAGCATAGAACTAGACTTGAGTAGAGGTGCTtatgggccaggccgggcccataaaaaatttttggcccgggcccagctctgcccgaaatatgggcctagaattttgcccaggcccggcccgggaaaaaattcataagcccgggcccggcccggcccttttttaaataaataccaaaaatttattttaaaaattaaaacaaaaattaaaaaaagtattttaaaaatattttaaaattacaaaaaattaaaaaagtattttaaaaaaatttaaaatttaaaaaatttaaaaaaagtattttaaaagtattttaaaattaaaaaaatcaaaaaataataaaaatatttattatatccgagccgggccgggccgggccaaaaaagttgtgcTCGAGGCCTGGCccgttttttaatcgggcctcgtttttttgcccaagcccatatttcgagcctatatttttacccaaaccctcccatatttcgggcgggccgtcgggccggaccgggccgcccggcccatgagcacctctagacTTGagtcttgttttttttttgttctgcttttaatttgttattgtattCTATTGAgtgataatttttcatttcccatacatataaaattttcaacaataatgttttctaagattttattttctagaacttttatatagatttttctacttttaaaataattttgagttttttatattttatataaaattaaggttagaaaatataaaacagagaattaaaattattattataccaaaaaaatatgacataaatataattttgaaaactttaatcactaatttttttttagttaaattaccTATAATTTACCCGATTGAATATCTTAGGGTAAAGATGGAAATAAACCTTGCCAATAAAGAAAACCCTTCTTCTAAAACCCTAGCTGGTAGCATCCTTAAGCCCTTAACGCCCCTTTAGAAAAAAGGAGAAGCCGGAGCATAAAAAAGCCGGCGGGTATATTACGCGGTCGTCGAGAATTCGTCACTATTAAGAGGTTTCAACTTTCTgctgattttaattttaatttcaatcccaatttcatttaaaaagaaTCAAGTAAAACTAGTTCAATTTTGATTATCTGCGACAGAGTGCTTGCTGAAATGGGAGAGAAGggcaaaaaaagtaaaacaatgTCAAAATCTCCAAGTGCTGCTAAAGAACATAAAGAGCAGCTTGAAAGGCTCCAGAAAAAGGTTTCTTCTTTCGTttccatgtatatatatatatattctcttctggttttctgaatttttatcttaaattatttcccctttttcttttatatattttactagcTCATCGGGGATATATCTACACACCTAAACATATATTTATCGGTTTTGTAGGATCCAGAGTTCTACCAGTACTTGCAACAATACGGCAAAGACCTTCTTACgtttgatgatgaagatgaagatttTGACGTAAGTTGGGCAAATTAGGTTCAACTTTATATTGttacaaatggctttcattgcATAAAACAAGATGCAATTTCACCTGCTTCAATCATGTCTTTTGTAGGATGATGCTGAAGTTGACATGGAAGATGCAGAAAACCAGTTGGATGATGAGACTT
The Gossypium raimondii isolate GPD5lz chromosome 8, ASM2569854v1, whole genome shotgun sequence DNA segment above includes these coding regions:
- the LOC105792457 gene encoding alkaline/neutral invertase A, mitochondrial isoform X2 is translated as MSVMNFIRNSPMKLPSRVLNLRNSSFFGLRHWFHHPFPCEQKLFCKTNAFLPNFSYNSQFHAYPSPFLPFRRVINNTKKPNWSTSLDLSQSGSVSRPYVSTDVRVASRVRDLSTSVETRVKDQNLDKFYLQNGINVNPFVVERIEKDENVLGGEVPVAEDVNNVKNIGEALEGRKSGIKVESDIEKEAWNLLRGAVVTYCGSPVGTVAANDPGDKQPLNYDQVFIRDFVPSALAFLLKGEGEIVKNFLLHTLQLQSWEKTVDCYSPGQGLMPASFKVRTVPLDGNKFEEVLDPDFGESAIGRVAPVDSGLWWIILLRAYGKITGDCTLQERVDVQTGIKLILNLCLADGFDMFPSLLVTDGSCMIDRRMGIHGHPLEIQALFYAALRSSLEMLTANESSKNLIRAINNRLSALSFHIREYYWVDMKKINEIYRYKTEEYSMDATNKFNIYPEQIPSWLMDWIPEEGGYLIGNLQPAHMDFRFFTLGNLWSIVSSLGTPKQNEAILNLIEAKWGDIVGHMPLKILYPAVENEEWRIITGSDPKNTSLWLASRCAD
- the LOC105792457 gene encoding alkaline/neutral invertase A, mitochondrial isoform X1 — protein: MSVMNFIRNSPMKLPSRVLNLRNSSFFGLRHWFHHPFPCEQKLFCKTNAFLPNFSYNSQFHAYPSPFLPFRRVINNTKKPNWSTSLDLSQSGSVSRPYVSTDVRVASRVRDLSTSVETRVKDQNLDKFYLQNGINVNPFVVERIEKDENVLGGEVPVAEDVNNVKNIGEALEGRKSGIKVESDIEKEAWNLLRGAVVTYCGSPVGTVAANDPGDKQPLNYDQVFIRDFVPSALAFLLKGEGEIVKNFLLHTLQLQSWEKTVDCYSPGQGLMPASFKVRTVPLDGNKFEEVLDPDFGESAIGRVAPVDSGLWWIILLRAYGKITGDCTLQERVDVQTGIKLILNLCLADGFDMFPSLLVTDGSCMIDRRMGIHGHPLEIQALFYAALRSSLEMLTANESSKNLIRAINNRLSALSFHIREYYWVDMKKINEIYRYKTEEYSMDATNKFNIYPEQIPSWLMDWIPEEGGYLIGNLQPAHMDFRFFTLGNLWSIVSSLGTPKQNEAILNLIEAKWGDIVGHMPLKILYPAVENEEWRIITGSDPKNTPWSYHNGGSWPTLLWQFTLACIKMRRLELAEKAVALAEKRLSIDHWPEYYDTRNGKFIGKQSRLYQTWSIAGFLTSKMMLENPETASLLFWDEDYNLLEICVCGLSKSGRKKCSRGAARSQILI